One window from the genome of Corynebacterium sp. SCR221107 encodes:
- the aceE gene encoding pyruvate dehydrogenase (acetyl-transferring), homodimeric type has translation MADPISGKLGDDTNFAMIRDGVASYLNDADPEETREWIESLDGMLEESSPERARFIMLRLLEVASARRVALPPLTSTDYVNTIPTSMEPEFPGDEEIEKRYRRWIRWNAAIMVHRAQRPGIGVGGHISTYAGAAPLYEVGFNHFFRGKDHPGGGDQIFFQGHASPGMYARAFLEGRLTEDDLDGFRQEVSRPQGGIPSYPHPHGMKDFWEFPTVSMGLGPMDAIYQARFNRYLHNRGIKDTSQQHVWAFLGDGEMDEPESRGLIQMAALNNLDNLTFVVNCNLQRLDGPVRGNTKIIQELESFFRGAGWSVIKVVWGREWDELFAADKEGALVELMNNTPDGDFQTFKANDGAYVREHFFNRDPRTAKLVENMTDEEIWHLRRGGHDYRKIYAAFKRALETKDRPTVILAHTIKGYGLGHNFEGRNATHQMKKLTLDDLKQFRDKQGIPISDEELEKDPYLPPYYHPGEDSEEIKYLQARRKELGGYLPERRSVYEPIQVPDIDKLRSIRKGSGKQEVATTMAVVRTFKELMRDKELGKRLVPIIPDEARTFGMDSWFPTLKIYNPHGQNYVPVDHDLMLSYREAKDGQILHEGINEAGSTAAFIAAGTSYATHGVAMIPLYIFYSMFGFQRTGDSFWAAGDQMARGFVLGATAGRTTLTGEGLQHMDGHSQILASTNPAVVSYDPAFSYEIAHLVREGIDRMYGPGRGEDVMYYLTIYNQPVHQPAEPENLDVEGLHKGIYLYEKAEPGFAHEVSLLASGIGMQQALRAKQLLADDYGIGANIFSVTSWVELSRDGKKKALEHLRHPETPMEEPFATTQLKKASGPYIAVSDFATDLQEQIRAYVPGDYTTLGADGFGFSDTRPAARRYFNIDAESVTVAALNGLVRAGELDASVAADGAKKYNLTDPTKA, from the coding sequence ATGGCTGACCCGATTTCCGGGAAGCTCGGCGATGACACCAATTTCGCGATGATCCGCGATGGTGTTGCGTCCTACCTGAATGACGCCGATCCAGAAGAGACCCGCGAATGGATCGAGTCTCTGGACGGGATGCTGGAGGAATCCAGCCCCGAACGCGCACGATTTATTATGCTCCGCCTTCTCGAGGTCGCCTCGGCTCGCCGTGTGGCCTTGCCGCCTCTGACTTCGACCGACTACGTCAACACCATCCCTACCTCCATGGAGCCGGAGTTTCCTGGCGACGAGGAAATTGAGAAGCGTTACCGACGCTGGATTCGTTGGAACGCCGCCATCATGGTTCACCGCGCCCAGCGCCCGGGCATCGGCGTTGGCGGGCACATTTCCACCTACGCAGGTGCCGCTCCACTCTATGAGGTCGGCTTCAACCACTTCTTCCGCGGCAAGGACCACCCAGGTGGTGGCGATCAAATCTTCTTCCAGGGCCACGCCTCACCGGGTATGTATGCCCGTGCCTTCCTTGAGGGCCGCCTGACTGAGGATGACCTGGACGGCTTCCGCCAAGAGGTCTCCCGCCCGCAGGGTGGTATTCCGTCTTACCCGCACCCGCACGGCATGAAGGACTTCTGGGAGTTCCCGACCGTCTCCATGGGCTTGGGCCCGATGGACGCCATCTACCAGGCGCGTTTCAACCGCTACCTTCACAACCGTGGCATCAAGGACACCTCCCAGCAGCACGTCTGGGCCTTCCTCGGTGACGGTGAGATGGACGAGCCGGAGTCCCGCGGTCTGATCCAGATGGCGGCGCTTAACAACCTGGACAACCTGACCTTTGTGGTCAATTGCAACCTGCAGCGCCTGGACGGACCAGTCCGTGGCAACACAAAGATCATCCAGGAGCTGGAGTCCTTCTTCCGCGGTGCCGGCTGGTCCGTCATCAAGGTCGTCTGGGGACGCGAGTGGGATGAGCTGTTTGCCGCCGATAAGGAAGGCGCGCTCGTCGAGCTGATGAACAACACCCCCGACGGTGACTTCCAGACCTTCAAGGCAAACGACGGCGCCTACGTCCGCGAGCACTTCTTCAACCGCGACCCGCGTACGGCAAAGCTCGTGGAGAACATGACCGACGAGGAGATCTGGCACCTGCGTCGTGGTGGCCACGATTACCGCAAGATTTACGCCGCCTTCAAGCGTGCGCTGGAGACGAAGGACCGCCCCACCGTCATCCTCGCCCACACGATTAAGGGCTACGGTCTGGGCCATAACTTCGAGGGCCGCAACGCGACCCACCAGATGAAGAAGCTCACCCTCGATGACCTCAAGCAGTTCCGCGACAAGCAAGGCATTCCGATTTCCGACGAGGAGCTGGAGAAGGATCCTTACCTGCCGCCCTACTATCACCCAGGCGAGGACTCGGAAGAGATCAAGTACCTCCAGGCACGCCGCAAGGAACTGGGCGGTTACCTCCCCGAGCGCCGCAGTGTCTATGAGCCGATCCAGGTTCCGGATATCGACAAGCTGCGCAGCATCCGCAAGGGTTCTGGCAAGCAAGAAGTCGCCACCACGATGGCCGTGGTACGTACCTTCAAGGAGCTCATGCGCGATAAGGAGCTGGGCAAGCGCCTGGTTCCGATCATCCCGGACGAGGCCCGTACCTTTGGCATGGACTCTTGGTTCCCCACGCTGAAGATCTACAACCCGCATGGCCAGAACTACGTTCCGGTCGACCATGACCTCATGCTCTCCTACCGCGAGGCTAAGGATGGACAGATCCTGCACGAGGGCATTAACGAGGCAGGATCGACGGCAGCCTTCATTGCAGCCGGCACGTCCTACGCAACTCACGGCGTGGCCATGATTCCGCTGTACATCTTCTACTCGATGTTCGGCTTCCAGCGCACTGGTGATTCCTTCTGGGCAGCCGGTGACCAGATGGCTCGTGGCTTCGTCCTCGGCGCCACCGCAGGTCGCACCACCCTGACCGGTGAAGGCCTTCAGCATATGGATGGCCACTCGCAGATCCTGGCGTCGACCAACCCTGCGGTTGTCTCCTACGATCCTGCCTTCTCTTATGAGATCGCGCACCTTGTCCGTGAGGGCATCGACCGCATGTACGGTCCTGGCCGCGGCGAGGACGTCATGTACTACCTGACGATCTACAACCAGCCTGTTCACCAGCCAGCCGAGCCGGAGAACCTCGATGTGGAGGGCCTGCACAAGGGCATCTACCTCTACGAGAAGGCAGAACCGGGCTTCGCCCACGAGGTGTCCCTGCTTGCTTCTGGCATCGGAATGCAGCAGGCGCTTCGCGCCAAGCAGTTGCTTGCCGACGATTACGGCATCGGCGCCAACATCTTCTCCGTCACATCGTGGGTAGAGCTTTCCCGCGATGGCAAGAAGAAGGCTTTAGAGCACCTTCGCCACCCGGAGACCCCAATGGAGGAGCCTTTCGCCACCACTCAGTTGAAGAAGGCCTCCGGCCCCTACATCGCCGTCTCCGACTTCGCCACGGACCTGCAGGAGCAGATCCGTGCTTATGTGCCGGGTGATTACACCACCCTCGGCGCGGACGGCTTCGGTTTCTCCGACACCCGCCCTGCCGCACGCCGCTACTTCAACATTGACGCCGAGTCTGTAACAGTAGCAGCACTCAACGGCCTCGTACGTGCAGGTGAGCTTGATGCATCTGTCGCTGCGGACGGAGCAAAGAAGTACAACCTCACCGATCCGACCAAGGCCTAA
- a CDS encoding helix-turn-helix domain-containing protein produces the protein MSQAELAEKLELHQSAIAKIENLDRKVDFTTVVRISEILKIPWAEFKAEVPTEPERLKDATSGYLTKVNLLFGALENLDNARADLENATKNLRHRINKANELGEFPEEPEMKEVLDGLNKCEENLKILAHVKSFLTAISYAIDPVSHLSHVLEGTPYPYQPIETMDPTPPDFGEFDPHEQEQLLREFFNDPAPQPWQL, from the coding sequence ATGAGCCAAGCCGAACTTGCAGAAAAGCTAGAACTTCACCAATCAGCTATCGCAAAAATTGAGAATCTAGACCGAAAAGTAGATTTCACGACAGTCGTGAGAATTTCCGAAATCCTCAAAATACCCTGGGCGGAATTCAAAGCCGAAGTCCCGACTGAACCCGAAAGACTTAAGGACGCAACCTCTGGATACCTCACTAAAGTGAATCTTCTTTTCGGCGCCCTTGAGAACCTAGACAATGCGCGGGCGGATCTAGAGAACGCTACAAAGAACCTACGGCACCGCATAAACAAGGCAAACGAGCTAGGGGAATTCCCTGAAGAACCGGAAATGAAAGAAGTTCTCGACGGACTCAATAAATGTGAAGAAAATCTCAAGATATTGGCGCACGTCAAGAGCTTCCTTACGGCAATCTCATACGCAATTGATCCAGTTAGCCACCTAAGCCACGTTCTCGAAGGCACTCCTTACCCGTATCAACCAATAGAGACAATGGACCCCACCCCTCCTGATTTCGGGGAATTCGACCCCCACGAGCAAGAGCAACTTCTAAGGGAGTTTTTCAATGACCCAGCGCCGCAACCCTGGCAATTGTGA
- a CDS encoding helix-turn-helix transcriptional regulator, giving the protein MTESQSAILEYLEDEMFLDTKQVEELTGIPAATLRYYRSINQGPKSFKLGSRAVRYKQEDVEAWIEQQYESTARGGGNAA; this is encoded by the coding sequence ATGACGGAATCGCAAAGTGCGATTCTGGAATATCTGGAGGACGAGATGTTTCTTGATACGAAGCAAGTAGAGGAGTTGACGGGAATTCCCGCCGCAACCCTTCGTTACTACCGATCCATCAACCAGGGGCCAAAGAGTTTCAAACTTGGTTCTCGGGCGGTGCGCTACAAGCAGGAAGATGTGGAAGCTTGGATCGAACAACAGTATGAATCAACGGCACGCGGGGGAGGCAACGCCGCATGA
- the istA gene encoding IS21 family transposase — MANFKQIIAMCLDGASYAQITHALGCSRREVSRAKKVINDEVLTPERFRQLPPGWFDDRFSDGRSKRTMSYDQPDFHALARKLKSTKHVTRHKLWMDYLSQPCPTDKAKYQYSQFCSGLNEFLRANDLVEVVTHEPGQELYVDWAGDKVPVVDQASGDTAFKASLFVAVSPYSGLMYVTAAVNEKMLAWIECHVKALNYLGKLPAVIVPDNASTATYRPKKTSTYRMVTDRYAAFADYYGVTIVPTRPGRPRDKAAVERAVKIAYTKILGYFNDEVFYSLDELNEAIADRLADINSAMTRPDGSTRRMRFDKEEAPVMRDLPPTPFTEVSYKRLKVDRNWHITCDYQYYSVPFQLVGESVTVRLTPQLVSIFSGEQLVAEHTRLHGFKYRYSTNPQHAPRGDDEGHKALTRDELLAWASSFGAATHAVIAMILDRNSAAVPRGLIQARNVLANLGKKHNKATLEPACQQVLDKKLAPTMAVIKRIQTDIAHVQQHPGSPGLKTQPVAKRQPRPSTPLTGEVADAVFIRPADHYEN, encoded by the coding sequence GTGGCTAACTTCAAACAGATCATCGCGATGTGCCTTGATGGTGCTAGCTACGCGCAGATCACACACGCATTGGGATGTTCACGACGAGAAGTATCCCGCGCAAAGAAAGTCATCAACGATGAGGTACTAACTCCAGAGCGTTTCCGTCAGCTCCCACCGGGATGGTTTGATGATCGATTCAGTGATGGCCGGAGTAAGCGGACGATGTCCTACGACCAGCCTGATTTTCATGCTCTTGCACGCAAGCTGAAAAGTACGAAGCACGTGACCAGGCACAAGCTGTGGATGGACTACTTGTCGCAGCCTTGTCCGACGGATAAGGCAAAGTACCAGTACTCCCAGTTTTGCAGTGGGCTCAATGAATTTCTGCGTGCTAATGATCTTGTCGAAGTCGTCACCCATGAGCCCGGGCAAGAGCTTTATGTCGACTGGGCCGGTGACAAAGTGCCAGTGGTGGATCAGGCCAGTGGTGATACCGCATTCAAGGCGTCATTGTTTGTCGCGGTCAGCCCGTACTCAGGACTGATGTACGTTACTGCTGCTGTGAATGAGAAGATGCTGGCTTGGATTGAGTGCCATGTTAAGGCGTTGAACTATCTTGGCAAATTACCGGCGGTCATCGTGCCGGATAATGCTTCTACGGCGACTTATCGGCCGAAAAAGACCTCTACATATCGGATGGTCACTGACCGCTACGCAGCGTTTGCTGACTATTACGGGGTCACGATCGTGCCGACTCGGCCCGGCAGGCCACGCGACAAAGCGGCAGTAGAACGTGCCGTGAAAATCGCCTACACCAAAATCCTGGGTTACTTCAACGACGAGGTCTTCTATAGCCTTGATGAGCTTAATGAGGCGATCGCTGATCGGCTTGCCGATATCAACAGCGCAATGACGCGGCCTGATGGCTCAACACGGCGCATGCGCTTTGATAAAGAAGAGGCACCAGTGATGCGCGATCTTCCGCCGACGCCGTTTACGGAAGTGTCTTATAAGCGGCTTAAAGTCGATCGTAATTGGCACATCACCTGTGACTATCAGTACTACTCTGTGCCATTTCAGCTGGTAGGAGAATCGGTAACAGTCAGGCTCACCCCGCAACTGGTGAGCATCTTCAGCGGGGAGCAGCTTGTTGCTGAACACACGCGCCTTCACGGATTTAAATACCGGTATTCCACAAACCCTCAGCATGCACCGCGTGGCGATGATGAAGGCCACAAGGCGCTTACCCGTGATGAGCTTTTGGCCTGGGCCTCGTCGTTTGGGGCAGCAACGCACGCAGTCATAGCGATGATCCTCGACCGCAATAGTGCCGCCGTACCCCGCGGACTCATCCAGGCACGCAACGTGCTGGCCAACCTGGGCAAAAAGCACAACAAAGCCACCCTGGAACCTGCATGCCAGCAGGTCTTAGACAAGAAACTGGCCCCCACGATGGCAGTGATCAAACGCATCCAGACTGACATTGCCCACGTCCAACAACATCCCGGGTCACCAGGGCTAAAAACACAGCCTGTGGCCAAGCGCCAACCACGCCCAAGTACCCCGCTTACCGGCGAGGTGGCCGATGCCGTCTTTATCCGGCCTGCTGATCACTACGAAAACTAG
- a CDS encoding AAA family ATPase, protein MAWKELERGKRASFQTPNHSAEDRGTTATYTGDSVLVHSFNADTGDVLDALGLTFADLYDQPRTTYTYPDGRSVTRFFTKEGAKSFTQAGNKKGTALYGQETLNRWPNTPVLLVEGEKDAITAVNVLGVPAVSQAQGASTPPSKADWSPLAGRDVVIVQDKDKPGMTRAAKVKNHLQAMDMPPASISVMAAKVGNDLSDHVAAGYGLDELVEVEPSVGRRSIVLTPACSVKTEKVDWLVDQWIPRNMLTLLAGREGIGKSTIACSWVAEFTRRGMNAAYLNTEDSRSFTVKPRLQAAGADLNRVFFIDVETAEGTEGHLKLPQDTTLLFEALAAKGVEFVVLDAAKSAMDSKLDGYKDDHVRQFLEPLAAAADKHKITVLGLAHFGKAEGKDTGRLLLGSIAWSQIARSVISAAVDDDGHLIVSNTKANLATGIVSRRAHIESRPVQLDDGDLTDVGALVWGDFTDEVATEFLDRQGDGDGQGERGEIEAVVIDYLASQGGSAPVSDVLKVTRSAGLTDNAVKKARKKIGVETKKSGGSGAGWVWSIETRSTFKDSSKDSKDSYIHERESLAPLESFKSDHGKKTTPATVTPLDNYGNSTCDTTTPTVSPIPHPREEEIKHALVDSTSTEVGLSERVLLGCVPTKTADQDTVRTILAALVEDGALIYRNEKYFRP, encoded by the coding sequence TTGGCCTGGAAGGAACTGGAGCGGGGGAAGCGGGCTAGTTTCCAAACACCCAACCATTCCGCCGAAGACCGAGGAACCACCGCAACCTACACCGGTGACTCCGTTCTCGTTCACAGTTTCAACGCCGATACCGGCGACGTCCTCGACGCACTCGGGCTAACGTTCGCCGATCTCTACGATCAACCACGCACCACCTACACATATCCCGATGGCCGAAGTGTCACCAGGTTCTTCACGAAGGAAGGGGCGAAATCCTTCACCCAGGCTGGCAACAAGAAGGGCACCGCCCTATACGGCCAGGAAACGCTCAACCGCTGGCCTAACACCCCTGTGCTCTTGGTTGAGGGTGAGAAGGACGCCATCACCGCCGTCAACGTGTTAGGTGTTCCCGCTGTGTCGCAGGCACAGGGCGCCAGCACGCCACCTAGTAAGGCCGATTGGTCACCGCTTGCAGGCCGTGACGTGGTTATCGTCCAGGACAAAGACAAGCCGGGCATGACTCGCGCCGCGAAGGTGAAAAACCACCTCCAGGCAATGGACATGCCGCCCGCGTCGATCTCGGTCATGGCCGCGAAAGTGGGCAATGATCTTTCTGATCATGTCGCCGCCGGGTATGGCCTCGATGAACTCGTAGAGGTTGAGCCCAGTGTGGGGCGCCGTTCCATCGTGCTAACCCCAGCTTGTTCCGTGAAAACGGAGAAAGTCGACTGGTTGGTCGACCAGTGGATACCCCGAAACATGCTTACCCTGCTCGCAGGGCGTGAAGGTATCGGAAAGTCAACAATTGCGTGTTCGTGGGTAGCAGAATTTACCCGCCGGGGCATGAACGCCGCCTACCTGAATACCGAGGACTCACGTAGTTTCACGGTGAAACCACGCCTCCAGGCCGCAGGCGCCGACCTCAACAGGGTGTTTTTCATTGATGTGGAAACAGCCGAAGGTACCGAAGGGCACCTGAAACTACCACAAGACACCACCTTACTGTTCGAGGCGCTAGCAGCAAAAGGTGTGGAATTTGTTGTACTCGACGCTGCAAAGTCCGCCATGGACTCCAAGTTGGACGGCTACAAAGATGACCACGTTCGACAGTTCCTGGAGCCACTGGCAGCCGCCGCCGACAAGCACAAAATCACTGTGCTGGGGCTGGCTCACTTCGGTAAGGCCGAAGGCAAAGACACTGGACGCCTACTGTTGGGGTCGATCGCATGGTCACAGATCGCCCGTAGCGTGATATCCGCCGCCGTTGACGATGACGGCCACCTGATCGTGAGCAACACGAAGGCGAATCTCGCAACGGGCATTGTCTCCAGGCGTGCACATATCGAATCACGCCCCGTGCAACTTGATGACGGTGATCTCACTGACGTGGGGGCGCTCGTGTGGGGAGATTTCACCGACGAGGTGGCAACCGAATTTCTCGACCGGCAGGGTGACGGCGACGGGCAAGGTGAGCGGGGCGAAATTGAGGCTGTTGTTATCGACTATCTGGCCTCCCAAGGTGGTAGTGCTCCAGTCTCTGATGTCCTTAAAGTGACCCGATCCGCTGGGCTTACTGACAATGCAGTAAAGAAAGCTCGCAAGAAAATTGGGGTTGAAACCAAAAAGTCCGGGGGTAGTGGTGCCGGTTGGGTATGGAGTATCGAAACTAGGTCAACTTTTAAAGATTCCAGCAAAGATTCCAAAGATTCCTACATTCACGAACGGGAATCTTTGGCACCTTTGGAATCTTTCAAGAGCGATCACGGCAAGAAAACTACCCCCGCTACAGTTACGCCACTTGACAACTATGGGAACAGTACTTGCGACACAACTACCCCCACCGTATCCCCCATTCCGCACCCACGGGAAGAAGAAATCAAGCACGCCCTCGTTGACTCAACCAGCACCGAAGTTGGGCTTAGCGAGAGAGTGCTACTCGGTTGCGTGCCCACAAAAACAGCCGACCAGGACACGGTACGCACCATTCTTGCCGCCCTCGTTGAAGACGGGGCACTGATCTACCGAAACGAAAAATATTTCCGCCCTTAA
- a CDS encoding ATP-binding protein, which produces MSSIDDEIVRAKMRKLRVSTFADIFYEVVNDEAYADALPEDIFLAAVEEAYTQRQQRNIAKAITQAKFRYPDASLAEVTRAEQRGINMRQLKRIAATNWRENPTNIHILAPTGTGKTYIACAIGIAACKAGYSVAYYRLDQLVDMLAVFSPTDQNYLDKMRKLINVDVLIIDDFMTMSINQRGQEDLTKIIFDRDGRLPTLISSQSAAAYWVETLPDRVGADSLVSRLNNGHRIRIGDFDMRKATAPIEPDE; this is translated from the coding sequence ATGAGCAGCATCGATGACGAGATTGTGCGGGCGAAAATGCGCAAGCTTCGCGTATCAACCTTCGCTGACATCTTCTACGAGGTTGTCAACGACGAGGCCTATGCGGATGCGCTACCAGAAGATATCTTCCTCGCCGCAGTCGAAGAAGCCTACACACAACGCCAACAGCGCAACATTGCCAAGGCTATCACCCAGGCTAAATTCCGATACCCGGATGCGAGCCTTGCTGAAGTCACCCGGGCAGAACAACGCGGCATCAACATGCGCCAGCTGAAACGGATCGCAGCGACCAACTGGCGGGAAAACCCGACCAACATTCACATCCTCGCACCGACGGGAACAGGCAAGACATACATTGCCTGCGCCATCGGCATCGCCGCATGCAAGGCTGGATATTCCGTGGCGTATTACCGGCTGGATCAACTTGTAGATATGCTCGCGGTCTTCTCACCGACTGACCAAAACTACCTCGATAAGATGCGGAAACTGATCAACGTCGATGTCCTTATCATCGACGATTTTATGACCATGAGCATCAACCAGCGCGGGCAAGAAGACCTAACCAAGATCATATTCGACCGCGACGGTCGGCTCCCGACACTTATCTCCTCCCAATCGGCCGCCGCCTACTGGGTTGAAACACTGCCAGACAGAGTCGGAGCCGATTCACTCGTTAGCCGCCTCAACAACGGCCACCGAATCCGTATCGGAGACTTCGACATGCGCAAGGCCACCGCCCCAATAGAACCGGACGAATAA
- a CDS encoding tyrosine-type recombinase/integrase: protein MQGKLADDRVFQSLEGKPLDPANFSYRVYRPLIKSLNKEQGYPLVTIHDLRHTAASLAVSSGANIKSLQRMLGHKSAALTLDVYADLFEEDLSDVALKMDALIQSSLKCTESVPGNEETPS from the coding sequence ATGCAAGGGAAACTAGCAGACGATCGAGTATTTCAATCCTTAGAAGGTAAACCGCTAGATCCGGCGAACTTCAGCTACCGGGTCTACAGGCCACTTATTAAGTCCCTCAACAAGGAACAGGGATACCCGCTTGTCACGATTCACGACCTCCGACATACGGCTGCGTCATTGGCTGTGAGTTCCGGTGCAAACATCAAGAGTTTACAGCGAATGCTAGGCCACAAATCCGCTGCACTAACCCTAGACGTATATGCAGACCTGTTCGAGGAAGATCTGTCCGATGTGGCGCTAAAAATGGACGCTTTAATCCAATCGAGTCTGAAGTGTACTGAGAGTGTACCGGGAAACGAGGAAACCCCCTCCTGA
- a CDS encoding DUF3052 domain-containing protein, producing the protein MNNSVSKEKNSVAQAAEHARRLGLSQGMTVQEVGWDEDCYSELSEAIEDIIDDELLDEDTDEICDVVLLWWREDDGDLVDGLVDAVRPLAEGGRIWLLTPGAGKPGALEPGLIAESAQLAGLVQTKAERLGLWQGSCLVPSRSK; encoded by the coding sequence ATGAACAATTCAGTATCGAAGGAGAAGAACTCTGTAGCTCAAGCTGCAGAACATGCCCGTCGTTTGGGGCTGTCCCAGGGGATGACCGTGCAAGAGGTCGGCTGGGATGAGGATTGCTACTCGGAGCTGAGTGAAGCGATCGAAGATATCATCGACGACGAGCTGCTTGACGAAGACACCGACGAGATCTGTGACGTTGTCTTGCTCTGGTGGCGCGAAGATGACGGCGATCTCGTTGACGGGCTCGTAGACGCGGTACGTCCGCTCGCTGAAGGTGGTCGCATCTGGTTGCTGACCCCGGGTGCTGGCAAGCCAGGTGCGTTGGAGCCGGGCCTCATCGCTGAAAGTGCGCAATTGGCCGGCCTCGTCCAAACAAAGGCTGAGCGCCTTGGCCTGTGGCAGGGGTCTTGTCTGGTTCCAAGTCGAAGCAAGTAA
- a CDS encoding integrase core domain-containing protein translates to MICLKLATRTGSFQVKVDATPPDCGVASINYERKPLAVPDTWNTGTNYADSRYQLPRIDRLAGLGVWSIAGFAPQTQGKDERSHQTIFRYLDARTPTTIEQVHKLLVEYRNYYNTKRRHQGLNHGKMHITPAQAREILDHATPPAQPVDPDVLWAKIATYYHSMHGGFPAGRENALDKVAASPKAHNHDSEPIHQDSRAIDDSSVAAITPASSNSWGIPDELWINRSGVVTILKHRLYVGTRWKNRMLYSQVSNNHAEFFTAHDGELLFSFPLPITLLHRPAGGQINIGHVEGMWHRRPPEIKPILSRPRPSRRKKP, encoded by the coding sequence ATGATCTGTTTGAAGTTAGCCACAAGGACCGGCTCCTTCCAAGTAAAAGTTGACGCGACACCACCGGATTGCGGTGTCGCCAGCATCAACTATGAAAGAAAACCCCTTGCAGTACCAGATACGTGGAACACCGGTACCAACTACGCGGACTCGCGGTACCAACTACCCCGAATCGACAGGCTAGCGGGTTTGGGCGTGTGGTCTATTGCTGGATTCGCCCCACAAACCCAAGGTAAAGATGAACGATCTCATCAAACGATCTTCCGGTATCTCGATGCGCGCACACCCACAACAATCGAGCAAGTCCACAAGCTGTTGGTGGAGTATCGCAACTACTACAACACCAAGCGGCGCCACCAAGGCCTCAACCACGGCAAAATGCACATCACCCCTGCACAAGCCCGTGAGATCCTTGACCACGCTACCCCTCCCGCACAGCCTGTTGATCCAGATGTTTTATGGGCCAAAATCGCCACGTATTACCACAGCATGCACGGTGGTTTTCCCGCTGGAAGAGAAAACGCCTTGGACAAAGTGGCAGCTTCACCCAAGGCGCATAACCACGATAGTGAGCCAATCCATCAAGATTCACGCGCCATCGATGACTCCAGCGTAGCCGCCATCACCCCGGCGTCAAGTAATAGCTGGGGCATCCCCGACGAACTCTGGATCAACCGCAGTGGTGTTGTCACCATCCTCAAACACCGCTTGTACGTCGGCACTCGATGGAAAAACAGAATGCTCTACAGCCAAGTCAGCAACAATCACGCAGAGTTTTTCACCGCGCACGACGGTGAGCTTTTATTCTCCTTCCCACTTCCTATTACCTTGTTGCACCGACCGGCCGGAGGCCAGATCAACATCGGACACGTCGAAGGGATGTGGCACCGCCGCCCGCCAGAAATCAAACCGATCCTGTCGCGACCGCGGCCCTCGCGACGCAAAAAGCCATAG
- a CDS encoding tyrosine-type recombinase/integrase codes for MTQRRNPGNCEVEDLWYKKDKTPSSRHGVGKRWRVRWVDYDGHQKTRSFDRQQDAKSYKKQIITSITTGDYIDRNKSQTTVSEVYKRWEPTQVHVKAKTRYDRLSPWNIDVEPRWGEREVGSIQKSEVSEWIGELHAAGKSPSKIAQVLEVLRLVLGFAVDDGLIKANPARGVKTPRKTEQRKFYLTVPQVETIAKGCGDHATMIRVLAYTGLRWGECAALRVEDVDLEKRHLWVRHNDSRPGGKLVETTPKSHEQRWVPYPDFIHNELKVSCLGTFWTGSPVSFWTGSPWGLWT; via the coding sequence ATGACCCAGCGCCGCAACCCTGGCAATTGTGAAGTAGAAGATCTTTGGTACAAGAAGGATAAGACTCCTTCCTCGAGGCACGGCGTAGGCAAGCGCTGGAGGGTGCGGTGGGTGGACTACGACGGACACCAGAAAACCAGATCATTCGACCGACAACAGGACGCAAAATCCTACAAAAAGCAAATCATCACCTCCATTACCACAGGTGACTACATCGACCGTAACAAAAGCCAAACAACCGTCTCAGAGGTCTATAAACGCTGGGAGCCGACACAGGTTCACGTAAAGGCCAAAACACGATATGACCGTCTATCACCTTGGAACATAGACGTAGAACCACGCTGGGGTGAGCGTGAAGTCGGTTCAATCCAAAAAAGCGAGGTTTCCGAATGGATTGGTGAGCTTCACGCCGCCGGGAAAAGCCCCTCAAAAATCGCACAAGTACTCGAAGTGCTCCGTCTGGTACTAGGTTTCGCGGTCGACGATGGTCTGATTAAGGCAAATCCGGCGCGGGGCGTGAAGACACCACGCAAAACAGAGCAGAGAAAGTTCTATCTGACCGTTCCACAGGTCGAGACAATAGCGAAGGGCTGTGGTGACCACGCCACCATGATTCGGGTGCTTGCCTACACCGGCCTACGATGGGGTGAATGTGCTGCACTCCGAGTAGAAGACGTAGACCTTGAGAAACGCCACCTATGGGTGCGCCACAATGATTCGCGTCCAGGTGGCAAACTCGTAGAAACCACGCCGAAGTCCCACGAACAACGATGGGTACCCTACCCCGATTTCATTCACAATGAACTAAAAGTGTCCTGTCTAGGGACTTTTTGGACGGGGAGTCCAGTTAGTTTTTGGACGGGGAGTCCATGGGGTTTGTGGACGTGA